The following is a genomic window from Crossiella equi.
GGCAGGTGGCGTGGGCGTCCACTGTGGACACCTCGGTGAGCGGGCCGCCGGTGAGCACGAGCAGCACCGCGCGCCAGGCCACCACGCGCTCGCGCAGCTCCGGTGCGCCGCCGGGGCGGGACAGGGCCAGCTCGTGCGCGCGCAGGGACTCGGTGTGCCTGCCGCGCAGGAACCAGTACCAGCGCAGCGCGGTCACCAGGCGCAGGGCGGAGTCGGCGTCCGCGCCGTCCAGGGCACGGTGCAGGTTGGCGGCCTCCCGGTCCAGGCCCGCCAGCCAGCAGCGCTGGCCGGGTCCGGTCAGCTCGGCCTGTTCGGCGAAGGCCAGGTAGTGCGCGCGGTGCTTGGCCCGCACGGCTTCCAGCTCCCCCGCCTCGGCCAGGCGCTCCAGCCCGTACGCGGCCACCGACTCCAGCAGCCGGTACCGCGGCCCGCCCGTGACCAGCGAGCGGTCCACGAGTCGGGCCAGCAGGTCCAGCACCTCGTCCGGCCGCACGCCCGCGCCGGAGCAGATGTCCTCGGCGGCGGCCAGCGTGGCGCCGTCGGCGGGTACGGCCAGGCGGCGCAGCACCAGGCGCTCCGGCTCGGTCAGCAGCTGCCAGCTCCAGTCGATCAACGCGCGGAGCGTGCGCTGCCGGGCGGGCGCGTCCCGGTGCCCGGCGGTGAGCAGGCCGAACCGGTCGTCCAGGCGGGCGGCCAGCTCCTCGACGCCGAGCACACGCGCCCGGGTGGCGGCCAGCTCCACCGCCAGCGGCAGGCCGTCCAGGCGGGTGCAGATCGTGGCCAGGGTGTCCGGGTCTGCGGCCACCCCGGGCGCGCGGGCGGTGAACAGGGCGACAGCGTGCTCGGTGGTCAGGGGCGGCACCGGGTAGCGCGCCTCCCCCGCCAGGCCGAGCGCCTCGCGGCTGGTGGCGAGGACGCGCAGCCCGGGCGCGGCCCGCAGCAGCCGACCGGCCAGCTCGGCGACCGCGGCCAGCACGTGCTCGCAGTTGTCCAGCACGAGCAGCATCCGCCGCTCCCGCAACGCCTCCGCCAGTCGGTCGGTACCGGGCAGGTCCTCGCGGATGCCCAGTGCGGCGCGCACCGCCTCCTCCACCGACGGTCCGTGCCCGGCCAGCTCGACCAGCCAGGTTCCGTCCTCTGTGGACACCCCGGCGGCGGTGGCCAGGGCCAGCGTGGTCTTGCCGACCCCGCCGGGGCCGGTGAGCGTGACCAGCCGCGAGGTGCGCAGCAGCTCGGTGACCTCGGCGCGGGCGGTGTCCCGGCCGAGCGGGCCGGCCACCGGGGCGGGCAGGTTGCCACGCCGGGACAGGCCGGGGTCCTGGCGCAGGATCGCGGTGTGCACGGCGGCCAGCTCCGGGCCCGGGTCCGCGCCCAGCTCCTCGGCCAGCCGGTGGCGCAGCTCGGCGAACTGGCGCAGGGCCTCGGCCGGACGGCCCGCGCGGTAGAGGGCGTGCAGGTGCAGGGCCCAGAGCCGTTCGCGCAGCGGGTGCTCGGCCAGCCAGGGCGCCAGCTCGTCCAGCACGTGCGCCCCCGCCGCGAGCCGGGCGCGGGTGTGGTCCTCGACCGCGGTCAGGCGGGCCTCGGTGAGGCGGGCGGCGTAGGCCTGGGCGAACCCGGCGTCCGGGAAGTCGGCGAGCACCGGTCCGCGCCACAGCGCCAGCGCCTTGGCGGGCTCACCCCGTTCGAGCAAGGTGGCGAAGCGGCCCGCGTCCACGTCGGCGGGCCGGACCCGCAGCCGGTAGCCGGGTGCCCGGGACTCGACCAGCTCGGCCCCGATCGCGCGGCGCAGCTGCCAGACCTTGTGCTGCAACGCGGCG
Proteins encoded in this region:
- a CDS encoding BTAD domain-containing putative transcriptional regulator, which produces MRFGVLGPLAVATADGVPVRVPEAKVRALLAVLLVHEGRVVSADRLVLDLWGEHPPANPAAALQHKVWQLRRAIGAELVESRAPGYRLRVRPADVDAGRFATLLERGEPAKALALWRGPVLADFPDAGFAQAYAARLTEARLTAVEDHTRARLAAGAHVLDELAPWLAEHPLRERLWALHLHALYRAGRPAEALRQFAELRHRLAEELGADPGPELAAVHTAILRQDPGLSRRGNLPAPVAGPLGRDTARAEVTELLRTSRLVTLTGPGGVGKTTLALATAAGVSTEDGTWLVELAGHGPSVEEAVRAALGIREDLPGTDRLAEALRERRMLLVLDNCEHVLAAVAELAGRLLRAAPGLRVLATSREALGLAGEARYPVPPLTTEHAVALFTARAPGVAADPDTLATICTRLDGLPLAVELAATRARVLGVEELAARLDDRFGLLTAGHRDAPARQRTLRALIDWSWQLLTEPERLVLRRLAVPADGATLAAAEDICSGAGVRPDEVLDLLARLVDRSLVTGGPRYRLLESVAAYGLERLAEAGELEAVRAKHRAHYLAFAEQAELTGPGQRCWLAGLDREAANLHRALDGADADSALRLVTALRWYWFLRGRHTESLRAHELALSRPGGAPELRERVVAWRAVLLVLTGGPLTEVSTVDAHATCLLAHAMIGRGETAVSEELNAKALAAFLAEGDRWGEAAALATGAAHALLRGDLPGMRAAAQRSAELFTELGDPWGLVQAKHELATAAEVTGDYPEAARLHREALRAAEELDLWTEISTALAGLGRIHLLTGEHTKAVERHEQARQVAARHGNTIGEQFAEIGLGLLARRQGRYADAEAHLLRWLPWCREVDGGPGLCLLLTELGFTAEQRGDHGTALARHTEAHDLARRTGDPRARAFAEEGLAGAHLPADPARSALLLGRAAARREAVGAPLPPAERGDVERLTRAARTALGPAFESAYREGFTAAR